One segment of Mesoplodon densirostris isolate mMesDen1 chromosome 6, mMesDen1 primary haplotype, whole genome shotgun sequence DNA contains the following:
- the PRRT1B gene encoding proline rich transmembrane protein 1B isoform X2 → MTVHRTKPYLRVIRPGADAKGGGSPEDAGSAERPELPQLPRRPQLLEEDGGPSEEAAADGGSAPAPEDTPGDPPAEASATPPAQAQAQAAGEARQAPKAAAGGVPNIGFVGEPPPYAPPDPKAAHLLYPPPFPQPVLFPPAPSASALYPPPAPLFPAPTAQPLFAPFPVYNSPVAGVPAPATVEHRPLPKDYMMESVLVTLFCCLLTGLIAVVYSHETRAALGRGDLAQAEEASRKARSLVLFSLLFGVFVSTSWVIYVVVALYLP, encoded by the exons CCCTATCTCCGCGTCATCAGGCCAG GAGCGGACGCGAAAGGGGGCGGCAGCCCCGAGGACGCCGGGAGCGCTGAGCGCCCCGAGCTCCCGCAGCTCCCTCGCCGCCCGCAGCTCCTGGAGGAGGACGGAGGGCCCAGCGAGGAAGCGGCCGCGGACGGAGGCAGCGCCCCGGCGCCGGAGGACACCCCCGGCGACCCCCCGGCTGAGGCCTCCGCGACGCCCcccgcccaggcccaggcccaggccgcGGGCGAAGCCCGGCAGGCGCCCAAGGCGGCGGCCGGCGGGGTCCCCAACATCGGCTTCGTGGGCGAGCCCCCGCCCTACGCGCCGCCCGACCCCAAGGCCGCGCACCTGCTCTACCCGCCGCCCTTCCCGCAGCCCGTGCTCTTCCCGCCCGCACCCTCCGCCTCCGCCCTGTATCCCCCGCCCGCGCCGCTCTTCCCCGCGCCCACTGCGCAGCCGCTCTTCGCGCCCTTCCCGGTG TACAACAGCCCCGTGGCCGGTGTGCCAGCCCCGGCCACGGTGGAACACAGGCCCCTGCCCAAGGACTACATGATGGAATCCGTGCTGGTGACCCTCTTCTGCTGCCTGCTCACCGGGCTCATTGCCGTCGTCTACTCCCACGAG ACTCGTGCGGCCCTGGGCAGGGGGGACCTGGCCCAGGCTGAGGAGGCCTCGCGCAAGGCCCGCTCGCTTGTGCTCTTCAGCCTGCTCTTTGGGGTCTTCGTGTCCACCAGCTGGGTCATCTACGTGGTGGTGGCCCTCTACCTGCCCTGA